The window AAATTGTCCCTGTCGGTGTCGCGCTCGATGCGCTCGATGGGCTGCCCCGTGTGCTTCGCCAGCATTTCGTTCAGGCGCTGCTTGAGATACAGGATTTCCTTGGCATGGATCTCGATATCGGAAGCCTGCCCCTGGAAGCCGCCCATCGGCTGATGGATCATCACGCGGGAATTCGGCAGGCAGAATCGCTTGCCCGTGGCGCCGGCCGTCAACAGGAAGGCGCCCATCGATGCCGCCTGGCCGATGCAGAGCGTGCTGACATCCGGCTTGATGAACTGCATGGTGTCGTAGATCGCCATGCCGGCCGTCACCGAGCCACCGGGCGAATTGATGTAAAGGTGGATGTCCTTGTCGGGGTTCTCGGACTCCAGGAACAGCAGTTGCGCCACCACGAGGTTGGCCGTGACGTCGTTGACCGGCCCGACCAGGAACACCACCCGTTCCTTCAGCAGGCGCGAGTAGATGTCGTAGGCGCGCTCGCCCCGCCCGCTGGTCTCGATGACCATCGGGACCAGGCCCAGCGCCTGCGGCTCACTGCTGTGTTGTCCGCTGAATTGTTGTCCGATAGTGTCCATGGCGGCACCTCGCGGCATCATGCCGCATTCCCCATCAGCTCGTCAAAAGCGGTGGCCTTCTCGGTCACCCGCGCATTGGACAGCATCCAGTCGACCACGTTGTTTTCCGTGGCCAGCGCCTCGGCCTCGGCCAAGCGCTGCGGCTGACTGTAATACCAGCGTACGACATCCTGCGGATCCTCGAAGGTTTGGGCATAGTCTTCGACGACCGCGCGCACCTGCTCGGGGCGCGGCTGAAGTTCCTTCGCCTGGACCAGTTCGGCCAGGATCAGCCCCAGCTTGACCCGACGGGAGGCCTGGTCTGCAAACCAGGAGGGTTCGACCGGCATGGCCTTCGCGTTCATGCCGCGCGCCTCGAGGTCCTTGAGGGCTTTCTCCGCCATCTGGCGCGATTCCAGCTCCACCATGGCCTTGGGCACCTCGATGGGATTGGCCGCCAACAGGACGTCCATCACCTGGTTCTTGATCCGGGCATGCAGGCGCTTCCTGACCTCGCGCTCCAGATTGGCCTTCACTTCCTCGCGCATCCGGACGAGGT is drawn from Candidatus Nitricoxidivorans perseverans and contains these coding sequences:
- the clpP gene encoding ATP-dependent Clp endopeptidase proteolytic subunit ClpP yields the protein MDTIGQQFSGQHSSEPQALGLVPMVIETSGRGERAYDIYSRLLKERVVFLVGPVNDVTANLVVAQLLFLESENPDKDIHLYINSPGGSVTAGMAIYDTMQFIKPDVSTLCIGQAASMGAFLLTAGATGKRFCLPNSRVMIHQPMGGFQGQASDIEIHAKEILYLKQRLNEMLAKHTGQPIERIERDTDRDNFLSADASVEYGLVDKVLTNRAEAAE